AAGAGTACACGGAACATTTTGGTTGTATTGAGATTATGGACAATGTGTTTATTGGCACAGGAACAATTATACTTGGAAATGTCAAAATAGGTTCAAATGTTGTGATAGGGGCTAATAGTCTGGTTACCAAGGACATTCCGGGAGGAACTGTTTTTGCAGGAAGTCCGGCAAAAATGATAGGAACTTTTGATGATTTAGTTGCAAAACGGAAAAAGGTCAGAAAATACACATCTTGTGAAAAGGCATGGGAAGAATTTCAGAAAAAGTATATGAACTAAATTTATTAATGAGGAGAATACGAAATGTCTGCGGTGGCTAATATAAATATTCCTCACCCTTATAGTGAAATGAGGTATTATGAGGAAAAATTTAGGTTAAAAGAAACGCATGATGAAATGCTAGAATTATTGCTTATCTTTGATACATTTTGCAGAAAAAATAAAATTTATTATTCTCTTGCTGATGGGACTCTGTTAGGAGCTTTCAGACATGGAGATTTTATTCCTTGGGATGACGATGCAGATGTAATGGTAACTCGAGGGGAATATGATAAAATTCGTAAAGCGATACAAAAAGATTCCTCAGTACGCTTATTAAAGATTCATTTTTTAGATCGGATTACCGCACCAGGATTTGATATTAAAAAGGTGTACATTGATTTGTTCATCAATGAAGATATGCCTAAAAGTTCTATTGTATTTATGTGGAAAAAGTTTAAGACGCAATTTCTACGTACATACTTTAATAATAGTAATGTTAGAAATGTCAGGCATGATAAGTTAAACGGATTCTATAAAATATTACGCCAAATTGTGGAATCAGTTTTAAGAGTGATTGCAATACTTGTAATTGGAAAGCGAGATATTTTTGAATTAAATGATAGGACTGTAGCCATCAAGGATCATCAATCATCAGGATTGTATACTAGATATACATCGAGGATGTATGAAACAAGTAGAAGATTTAATATTGAAAGTTATAACTCCGGATATGTAGATGTACTTTTTCGTGGTGAAAGGTTAATGGCAATTAAGAATGCCGATACATTTCTAAAAGAAATGTATGGAGACTACACTAAGTTATTGCCAGAGGAAAAAAGAAAGCCGGAGCATCCTGTTAATATGATGGATTCTCCTGATAGTTGTATAAAGTGGTACAACTAGAGAGACTAGACTATGAATTTATTAAAGATAAAAGATACATATCAGTATGCTATGCACGGAAATGGTGCATATAAAGGACTTCGGCAGACGAATACAGAAGATGCCTTGATTTATTGGTACCGAAAAGGTGTCCGTATTTTTGAGATTGATATGGCTAAGACGTCTGATAGTGAGTATGTAGCTCTGGCCCACCACCTTAACAGAAAAGATTTGCGAAGGTTGGAAATTTTTGATTTGCCAGAGAAGTGTACTTCTAAATGGTTTATGGGACACAAGTTATTTTCAATATCTACAAAAGGATTAAAGCCATTATCTTTGAGACTAATTATTGAACTGCTAATTAAATATAACGATATGGTCGTGATGCTGGATTTGTTTGGACTCTTTACGAGTGAAGAGACAGCTATGTTTGTAGAAAATTTATCGCATTATATTGGAAATAATGTGGAAATCTGGGATAGACTTTTGATTGAATCGTATAATAAGGAAATGGTTACGGGCATTCGAAATGTAACAGCGAGGGCCAATATCATAGCATGTGTGCGATTTGAAAAGAATGAGGATGATAAGACTACAGTAACACCTCAGGAGCTGTTGTCAAAAAATATTCGATTTATTTCGTATCCTTGGTACTGTACATTAAAGCATCCCGGGGAAATAGTAAATTTTTCGAAAAATGGAATAACAGTTTTCTCAAGGACAAAAGATAACACACTTGATATGAGGCTGAAAAGAGCAGGTGTGAGTGTCAACATTATTGCCCAGAGGTATGATGGTGCCAGGATTATATACCAGTATCCACTTTATATAATGTCTTATCTTAAAAGAATATTTATAAAAGTGTATATCAAATTAAGGTATCGTTGATATTTAAATGTGAGTAAGAGGAGATTAAAATGATGGATTTCTGCTTTGTTGTGCCGGTATATAAGGTACCATATGATTTGCTTCAAAATTGTATAGACAGTATTATCGGACAGACGCATAAAAATATTGAACTTATTCTTGTTGATGATGGTTCACCTGATGATTGTGGGAAACTGTGCGATGAAAATGCTCTAAAGGATGAACGAATAAAAGTGATTCACAAAAAGAACGGTGGTTTATCTGATGCCAGAAATGCGGGAACGAAAGCATGCCAGTCTAAATGGATTACTTATGTAGACGGTGATGATTGGGTTGATAAAAACTTTGTAGAATCTTTTTTGAGAAGAATTAAAAGTCAGAAAGAGCTAGCGGATTTCTATATTTATAATGGCTATAGAAATTATGCGCAGCAACAGGTTGCCTGTACCCCCTATTATGAGGACGGAAAAAGATTTGTTTCCTATAGTGAACGTGAAGAATTGCAGAAAGAGTGCTGTCTTGTACCAACTCGTAACAATGGAGATCAACTTTTTATTGGTTCCGGATGGGCAAAGGTATTTAATATAGATTTTATACGTTTAAATGATCTATATTTTACTATTGTTCCATATGGTGAAGACAGTATTTATTTTCTATACGCAGTAGAACAAGCTGACTTAGTTGAATATGTTTCTCAGTCAGTATATCATTACCGCGATACAGAAGGAGGCATGGTTAACGGGTTTAGAAAAAATGCTGACCAAGAACAGGATATATATGTTAAAAAGATATTTCAGTTTGCTAAAAAATATCAAAAGCAAGAATCATTTGTAGATACTCTGTATTTAAGGGTGTTTATAGCAATGCAGAGATGTGTAAGCCAGAAATTCTTTAATGACAAAAATCCGGATGGGTTATTTAAACGCTGGAAAGATAGTATAGATTTCTTTGGAAAATCACCATATAAAGATATTTACAGGCACATTAAATCCAGCGATTTAAACAGAAATAGTAAGATTAAATTTTGGCTGTTGAAATTTAAACTATATGGTCTTATGAACTTCTCCAGAAATATATATAACAGGAAGCACGGGAAAAAAATGTGTGAGAGGAAATAAAATAATATGAAAAAAGTTATTACCGTGGGAGTGTTTGATTATTTTCACCTTGGACATCTCAGAGTGTTTGAGAATGCTAAAAAACTTGGCGATTATCTGATTGTTGCCGTTCAGGACGGAGGTTGTATTTTAAAGACAAAACCGGATGCTAATGTTTTGTATACTACGGAACAGAGATTACATATGGTCAGTGCTTTAAAAGTAGTGGACGAGGTAATGATTTATGAAGAAGTTGATAAAACATTACCAGAGACTGACTTTGATATATTTGCGATTGGGGGAGATCAGAACCATGCAGGATTCCAGCGCGCAGTAAAATGGTGTGAGGAAAATGGAAAAGGAGTTGTTCGGCTGCCCAGAACACCAGGAATTTGCTCATCACAGATTAAGAAGCAATTGGAAAGTTTGAAATAATTTATATGCACAATGAGAATGTTTTAAATGAATGTTTAGGAGTACGGGGATGAATCATGCATGGTTAACAATTAAAAGAAGAAAAGCAAATGAAACATTGTTTCTGGCAAGTATTTATTTGATGATTATCATGACGGTATTTAATGGAAATACATATTTAGCCGGACTTTCCTTTGTTTGGTTTCCAAGTTTCCTTTTGCTTGGTGCAAGTCTTTTTATGAAAAAGCACTTGCAAGGAAAGCTAAATTTATTAGTGGTTTTTCTTGGGATTTCAGCTGCGTTATCCACATATCTTTCTAAAATTGAATTAAATCAATCAACATTTATAAATTTAGAGTTTTGTATACTTTCCTATGTGATTATTTCTAGTGTTGTTTTGTCGCATGACATGTTTAATGCAATTCTGAAGTTTTATGTGAATTTCGGTTTTTTATTATGCGTGATACTTATCTTTAATTACATATTTTCTGTAGGAATACAGGTGTTTAATGCCAGTAATATAAGAGTTACTATTCAGTATTTTGGAATTGCAAAAGATGTAAATTATTTATCTGCATTTATACTCCCGACATTCGCTTATCATTTGTATGTAGGACTATTTGCAAGACGCAGAAATTTATTAATGAAGGCAGCAATTATTTTTGTTGCTATGTTTATTGCTGGTTCACGAGCATGTTTCATGGCAATGATGCTTACCATGAGTATTATATTTATTAAAATGGTTTTTGATTCTGAGCATAAAATGAACAAACCATTAATTATTACTGCGCTGATCATTGGTGGGATAGTTCTCTATGTAATAGTGTCAAAAAGTGCCATTTTTGCAAGAACTATGGATTTTGATAATTATACAAGTAATTCCAGAGTTACGATATGGACATATGCAATGAATGGATTTTTTGCAAAACCGGTCATTGGAAGTGGGGTTGAATCGGGGTCTTATTATTCTCTGCTGGATACTCGATGGAAAACACATAACTGTTTTATTGATATTTTAGTTGGACAGGGCTTGATCGGAGCTTTTATTGTTCTGTGGATTTTTTTGGAACACAGAAAAGTGAACAGGGGGAATGGTGTGTTTATGGCCGGATTTATGATTTGCTTTTTTGTGCCATTGATTTTTGTTAATGGTTATGAGTGTGCCACATTTTGGATGCCAATGATAATTTGTAGATATATTTATAAAAAATGCAGAGAGACAAATGACATACTGACGTTGTTATATAAGCAAGATAAACGTGGGAGGAAGATGTATTATGAAGATAGGTATAGCAACGATTCATCATGCTAAATTCAGTTATGGCGCATATCTTCAGGCGATGGCTATGGTTAAGCTGTGCCGAAACTTTAGTAACGATGTTAAAATAATAAATTATGAAAACATTTATGAGCAAACAGAATTGAAAACAAAAAATGTTTCATTTTTGAAAAAAATAAAGCAGTATACTAATTTTTATACGAGAATGTATCTATATAACATGAAAAAAAATCCGTATCGGGATTCGACAAAATTAGATTCTTTATACGGATGCGTTACAAAAAAGTATTATTCTGTTTTCGAATTGAGGGACTTACGTTATGATGTTTTGGTATGCGGAAGCGATCAAATTTGGAATCCGGAAATTATGGGAGAAATAGATCCATTTTTCTTGTTGGATTTCGGCAAGGCTAAAAGAAGAGTATCCTACGCCGCGAGCATGGGAAGCTATGAAATAAATGATAGAGAGAAGGTTCTTTTCTCTGGTTATTTAAAAAATTTTACCGCAATTAGTGTTCGAGAGGAACATGCTAAAAAGCAATTGCAAGGTTTAACGAACAAAAAGATCCAAGTTGTCAGTGATCCAACATTACTGTTGAGCCGGGCTGATTGGGAAGCATGTTTTCCTGATGAGCTTAGTTGTAAGAAAAAGGATGGTCCGAAATATATTTTATGTTTCTTTGTTTGGAATGGCATTTCAAAGTATATGGAGGATGTTAAAAAATATGCAAAAGAACTTAATTTGCCCATTTGGAATATTCAGGCTCACTCTAAGAAGATAAAAGGTGTTGATCAAGTAATTCAAGCCCCTACAGTTGGAGAGTTTCTTAGGCTTATAGATAATGCAGAACTTATTATTACAAATTCTTTTCATGGAGTTGCTTTTTCTTTGAATTTAAATAAAAACTTTATCCCTATTCTTAATATGAAAAATCCAGAAAGAGTAAAGAATCTTTTAAATAATATGGAGTTGGAACAACTAATAGATGCTGAGCCGAAAGAGGTAATGCATATGATAGATTATGATCAAGTCAATTTCAGAATGCGGCAGCTTAGAGATAAATCGTATCAGTGGCTAAAAAATGCAATTATAGGGTGATGGCAATATAAAAATGTAGGAGTACGATTATGCTTGATTTTGATAAGAACTTGTGTATGGGGTGTACGGCATGTTATTCAACATGTTCACATGAAGCCGTACAAATGAAACAATCTGAAAAAGGATTTTATATTTCATATATTGACACTGAAAAATGTATAGAATGTGGATTATGCGAAAAAGTATGCCCAGTTGTAAATAAACCGACAATGGAGAGAGAATTATCTGAGTTAAAATGCTATGCAACCTATGTTTTAGAAGAGTCAAATAGGATAAAAAGTACCTCGGGCGGTGTTTTTTATGAGCTGGCAAAAAATATCATACATAATGGCGGCGTGGTTTGCGGATGTATTTGGGACAATGAATTTGTTGCAAGGCATATATGTACAGATGATCTAACTATGGTTGAGAAAATGCGTGGCTCAAAATATGTTCAAAGTGATCTTGGAGATTGCTTTAAAGAAATTAAAAAGATTTCAAAAACAAGAAAAGTATTGTTTTGTGGTCTGCCTTGTCAGGTTACGGCATTGAAAAGATGTATAAAAGACACAGATAATATTTTAAGCGTTTCCCTAATATGCGGGGGATGTCCTTCACCGGAGGTTTGGCGTTTATATAAAGAGGATTTAGAAAAAAAAGAAAAAAGTAAACTAATACATGTTAATCATCGTAGTAAGTCTAAGGGCTGGCTTGTAGCTAATATGCAGTATAATTTCCAAAATGGAAATAATATACATGAAGTTCTTATGCAAAATATTTATGGAGCAAATTACGTAAAGGGTTTGACAATTTGCGAGGCGTGTTTTGAATGCTCATTTAAAATTAATTCTTTAGATACGGATATCATTATAGGAGACCATTGGGGGATTAATAAAAAAATGATAAAGGAATGTAAAAACATGGGTTCGTCTGTGATTATTCCATTGACTATAAAGGGGGAAAAAATATTCTCGGATATAAAATCATTGTTGAAGGTGGAGTTGGAGAATTTAGATAATGTAATCAAAGTGAATCCACCTTTAGTCGAAAAACATTCAAGAAATAATAAAAGTGAATTTTTTTTTAGCTCCTTGTACACTTTGAATATTTCAGAAAATTTGTCGGAAAATATGCCAGAGATTTCACATGGCGAAATCAGACGCTTACTTTACAAATTGGGAATATATATACCTATTTACAATTTAATTTGGAAACTACGTCATAGATAGGTAATGGTAATTACGTAAAATGTATTGTTATTTCAAAAAGAAGAAAGATTTTTAATATAATGAGTAGAGAAAAAGAACTTGTAAAAAACACGGGTATATTGGCAATAGGTAAACTAAGTGCTAAATTATTTACATTTTTATTGTTGCCTTTGTATACATCTGTTTTGCTTCCCGAGGACTACGGAACGATAGATGTCTTACAAACAGTAATTTCATTATCGCTATATATTGTCACATTGCAAATTGATGCTGCAATATTTCGGTATTTAATTGAATATAGAAATTCTGAAAATAAACAGATTGAATATTTGTCCTCCGGTATGTTAGTTTATTTGGCAGGATCTGTAGTTTTTACTATTGCTATTGTTATTTTAAATATATTTTGGCCAATACCACATGTTTTATTGCTCATTGCCGCATATTGGGTGAATTCGTTTGCCAATATTATGCTTAACGTACTTAGGGGATATGGTCATAACGGCATGTATTCAGTAGTAAGCACGGCAATAACAGTGGTTGCATTAATTACGAATATCTTGCTTATTTTAGTATTTCATTTTGGTGGAGAAGCTATCCTTATTGCGCTGTTTGTTTCGAATCTTTTTGGTGGCATCAGTGTATTTTTATATGAGAAACTCTGGAAAAAAATTCAGCTTAACTCCGTTGATATCTGCAAATTAAAGGAGATGCTTTCTTATTCAATTCCGCTTGTACCTACTGCTGTTTCATGGTGGGTTGCTAATATGTCTGACAGGGTTTTAATACTAGTGTTTCTTGGCAATACATTTAATGGTATTTATGCTGCTGCAAATAAGTTGCCTGCAATTTATACAACTATTTATACGATTTTCAACTTGGCATGGACAGAAAATGTTACTATTTCAATGAAAGATAAAGATAGAGATGGCTATTTAAATAGAATGATGGAATCATCATACAGATTGTTTTCTTTTCTTGTATTGGGAATAATTTGTTGTTCGTCATTACTGTTTGAAATTTTAATAGGTATAAATTACAGGGGTGCCTATCCTCATATTTTTATCCTGTTGCTTGCAGTATTTGTTAATTCTATGTGCTCAATGTATGGAGGAATGTTTATTGGATTCAAGGATTCAAAAACGACGGGTATTACTACAATTCTGGGAGCAGTTGTAAATTTAATTGTAAATTTATGTTTAATCAATGTTATTGGTTTATATGCGGCATCTGTTTCCACACTTATATCATATTTGGTAATACTCTTCGCACGAATGAAAGTATCAGAACGAATGATCAAAATCAGATTGCCATTAAGGTTCACACTTCAATTACTGGTTATGTTTGCTATCGTTGGAGTGGTTTATTTTGTTAACAATCATATATTGATGTTGTTTGTGTTAATCTTGGTCTGTGTTTGGGGATATTTTAATAATAAAGAAATTGTTTGGAAAATTTTCAAAACAATGAGAGCCAAAATAATGCAATAGTTAAATTGTTTTATACTTAGATTGTTTCTGAGTAGTATAAGTGAAGTTCAAGTTTTGTGTAAATAGAAAAATTAATATACAGCCACATTAGGTAAGTGCCAGATTTTCCAAGACGCCATCTCAATATCGCGGTACCTATGTGCGCAAAGTACAGGATTTTCTAAACGT
The Ruminococcus gauvreauii genome window above contains:
- a CDS encoding O-antigen ligase family protein → MNHAWLTIKRRKANETLFLASIYLMIIMTVFNGNTYLAGLSFVWFPSFLLLGASLFMKKHLQGKLNLLVVFLGISAALSTYLSKIELNQSTFINLEFCILSYVIISSVVLSHDMFNAILKFYVNFGFLLCVILIFNYIFSVGIQVFNASNIRVTIQYFGIAKDVNYLSAFILPTFAYHLYVGLFARRRNLLMKAAIIFVAMFIAGSRACFMAMMLTMSIIFIKMVFDSEHKMNKPLIITALIIGGIVLYVIVSKSAIFARTMDFDNYTSNSRVTIWTYAMNGFFAKPVIGSGVESGSYYSLLDTRWKTHNCFIDILVGQGLIGAFIVLWIFLEHRKVNRGNGVFMAGFMICFFVPLIFVNGYECATFWMPMIICRYIYKKCRETNDILTLLYKQDKRGRKMYYEDRYSNDSSC
- a CDS encoding adenylyltransferase/cytidyltransferase family protein, which encodes MKKVITVGVFDYFHLGHLRVFENAKKLGDYLIVAVQDGGCILKTKPDANVLYTTEQRLHMVSALKVVDEVMIYEEVDKTLPETDFDIFAIGGDQNHAGFQRAVKWCEENGKGVVRLPRTPGICSSQIKKQLESLK
- a CDS encoding acyltransferase, whose product is MNISRMVRSIRFFMFFDQMKRANYARKKKIFHHMGKNVRLPAMLVPLHAELISFHNNIEVASGVKFVVHDAIHGVLNFKYHGIKESKEYTEHFGCIEIMDNVFIGTGTIILGNVKIGSNVVIGANSLVTKDIPGGTVFAGSPAKMIGTFDDLVAKRKKVRKYTSCEKAWEEFQKKYMN
- a CDS encoding LicD family protein, which codes for MSAVANINIPHPYSEMRYYEEKFRLKETHDEMLELLLIFDTFCRKNKIYYSLADGTLLGAFRHGDFIPWDDDADVMVTRGEYDKIRKAIQKDSSVRLLKIHFLDRITAPGFDIKKVYIDLFINEDMPKSSIVFMWKKFKTQFLRTYFNNSNVRNVRHDKLNGFYKILRQIVESVLRVIAILVIGKRDIFELNDRTVAIKDHQSSGLYTRYTSRMYETSRRFNIESYNSGYVDVLFRGERLMAIKNADTFLKEMYGDYTKLLPEEKRKPEHPVNMMDSPDSCIKWYN
- a CDS encoding PI-PLC domain-containing protein, producing the protein MNLLKIKDTYQYAMHGNGAYKGLRQTNTEDALIYWYRKGVRIFEIDMAKTSDSEYVALAHHLNRKDLRRLEIFDLPEKCTSKWFMGHKLFSISTKGLKPLSLRLIIELLIKYNDMVVMLDLFGLFTSEETAMFVENLSHYIGNNVEIWDRLLIESYNKEMVTGIRNVTARANIIACVRFEKNEDDKTTVTPQELLSKNIRFISYPWYCTLKHPGEIVNFSKNGITVFSRTKDNTLDMRLKRAGVSVNIIAQRYDGARIIYQYPLYIMSYLKRIFIKVYIKLRYR
- a CDS encoding glycosyltransferase family 2 protein produces the protein MMDFCFVVPVYKVPYDLLQNCIDSIIGQTHKNIELILVDDGSPDDCGKLCDENALKDERIKVIHKKNGGLSDARNAGTKACQSKWITYVDGDDWVDKNFVESFLRRIKSQKELADFYIYNGYRNYAQQQVACTPYYEDGKRFVSYSEREELQKECCLVPTRNNGDQLFIGSGWAKVFNIDFIRLNDLYFTIVPYGEDSIYFLYAVEQADLVEYVSQSVYHYRDTEGGMVNGFRKNADQEQDIYVKKIFQFAKKYQKQESFVDTLYLRVFIAMQRCVSQKFFNDKNPDGLFKRWKDSIDFFGKSPYKDIYRHIKSSDLNRNSKIKFWLLKFKLYGLMNFSRNIYNRKHGKKMCERK
- a CDS encoding oligosaccharide flippase family protein, with the translated sequence MSREKELVKNTGILAIGKLSAKLFTFLLLPLYTSVLLPEDYGTIDVLQTVISLSLYIVTLQIDAAIFRYLIEYRNSENKQIEYLSSGMLVYLAGSVVFTIAIVILNIFWPIPHVLLLIAAYWVNSFANIMLNVLRGYGHNGMYSVVSTAITVVALITNILLILVFHFGGEAILIALFVSNLFGGISVFLYEKLWKKIQLNSVDICKLKEMLSYSIPLVPTAVSWWVANMSDRVLILVFLGNTFNGIYAAANKLPAIYTTIYTIFNLAWTENVTISMKDKDRDGYLNRMMESSYRLFSFLVLGIICCSSLLFEILIGINYRGAYPHIFILLLAVFVNSMCSMYGGMFIGFKDSKTTGITTILGAVVNLIVNLCLINVIGLYAASVSTLISYLVILFARMKVSERMIKIRLPLRFTLQLLVMFAIVGVVYFVNNHILMLFVLILVCVWGYFNNKEIVWKIFKTMRAKIMQ
- a CDS encoding polysaccharide pyruvyl transferase family protein codes for the protein MKIGIATIHHAKFSYGAYLQAMAMVKLCRNFSNDVKIINYENIYEQTELKTKNVSFLKKIKQYTNFYTRMYLYNMKKNPYRDSTKLDSLYGCVTKKYYSVFELRDLRYDVLVCGSDQIWNPEIMGEIDPFFLLDFGKAKRRVSYAASMGSYEINDREKVLFSGYLKNFTAISVREEHAKKQLQGLTNKKIQVVSDPTLLLSRADWEACFPDELSCKKKDGPKYILCFFVWNGISKYMEDVKKYAKELNLPIWNIQAHSKKIKGVDQVIQAPTVGEFLRLIDNAELIITNSFHGVAFSLNLNKNFIPILNMKNPERVKNLLNNMELEQLIDAEPKEVMHMIDYDQVNFRMRQLRDKSYQWLKNAIIG
- a CDS encoding Coenzyme F420 hydrogenase/dehydrogenase, beta subunit C-terminal domain codes for the protein MLDFDKNLCMGCTACYSTCSHEAVQMKQSEKGFYISYIDTEKCIECGLCEKVCPVVNKPTMERELSELKCYATYVLEESNRIKSTSGGVFYELAKNIIHNGGVVCGCIWDNEFVARHICTDDLTMVEKMRGSKYVQSDLGDCFKEIKKISKTRKVLFCGLPCQVTALKRCIKDTDNILSVSLICGGCPSPEVWRLYKEDLEKKEKSKLIHVNHRSKSKGWLVANMQYNFQNGNNIHEVLMQNIYGANYVKGLTICEACFECSFKINSLDTDIIIGDHWGINKKMIKECKNMGSSVIIPLTIKGEKIFSDIKSLLKVELENLDNVIKVNPPLVEKHSRNNKSEFFFSSLYTLNISENLSENMPEISHGEIRRLLYKLGIYIPIYNLIWKLRHR